CAAATCTACACAAAATGTCCGGCTATTTTCCTCAGCCTCCACCACTCCCAATGCCCTTCACCGCCACTGTCAACGGCGGAGCTACTTCCATTCCTCAGCCTGTTGATAATACTGCCATTATCAATGATAATCCTCCTCCATCACCATCtccatcttcatcttcatcttcttcctTCATTATAGTTATCATCGTTATTGCTTCTGCTATTATCGTTTCCGCTACTATATACCTCATCCTTCGCCTCCTCTCACGGCGGTTCCACCGCTCTTTCCGTACATACGCCGCCGCTGACGACGTCGTGTCACATTCCGCTGCTGCTACGGCTGTTAACGGAAACCGTTGCTTAGAGAACCAAAGGAGTACCGAAGATGAGAAGTTGCTTGATTCGTTACCGCTTTTTAAGTTCGGTTCAGTTACTGGTAACTTAACTGGTGTTGACTGTGCCGTTTGCTTATCAAAATTCGAACCGGACGATCAGTTGAGACTACTTCCGTTATGTTGTCACGCGTTTCATAGCAGTTGTATAGACGCGTGGCTTGTAACGAACCAGACTTGTCCGCTTTGCAGGTCTACTGTATACCCTACAGACGAAGACGTGTTAAGTAAAGTAGTATTAGCTTCAGAAAATAATGAGCTGCAGCGTAATGGTAGTTTTCGTATTGAAATCGGTAGTATAAGTCGCCGACGTGGCGGTGGTTCAGATTCCGTCAGTAATCAGAGATCATATTCTGTGGGCTCATTTGATTACATTGTGGATGACGGTTACGAAGTTTCAGTTAACTCTATTCATCGGAGAGGTGTTTCTGAATCTACTGATAAGGAATCATCGATTGGTGTTGCTGTACCGGCGCCACCTGGTGAGAGTATAGCTTCTGATATTTCTGGTGGTGGTGGACGGAGTTGGCTAAGGGATTATGTTGATAGAATTGGTTCGTTTTCTCTATCGTCTCGATCAACGTCCTTTCGAAGCTCTGGTAGGTTTTTCAACGCAAGTAGCCGACGGAGCGATACTGTTGTTCCTATTGATGATTTGGAAGCTGGTCGGATTGGGGAAGAGATTAGTGAATTGTTTCGATGGCTTTCAGGGGTATGAATTTGTATATTCATTAGAAATACAGGGGTAAAAGCGTCTTTAAATATACTTGCTATTTCCACTCTCGTATCCATTATTTTTGTGAGTGGATTTTTGCaactctggaaaaaaaaaaaataggaccgATTGGAGTGTACATAATAGGAACAATTTAAAtctttttttacttttctttttcattttccttttttatCTTGGGTAAAGCTTGTCGAAGAATGGTAATGATTCTATTTCTTTACAGTTGACGAGGATTTCAAAAAAATCACGAGTCAAGATAGCACTATTTTTGGAGTGATTGTTGGGATTGAATAGTTAGTGGTGAGTTAGTTGGGGGTTCAAATTTAATACTCCTATGTAAAATCATATCCGAAACTAGTGTTCTCATTAATATTTCAACTTGCTTGGGACTTTACTTGTTCAATTGGTATTTGATCTTCTAAATTCTTACTAAGAATAATAATCATTAAAATGATAAGGTCAATGTTTCATATGTAAGGATCGGCTAGTTAGTTAACCAAAACCCCAAGCAAATAGCACATGGTTCGTATGAATTTTTTGCCTTTTTTAGTGGGGTCTGGATATCTTTTTGTATCTAAAGAAATTGGCTTCATAATCTGTTTCCTTAATTTAGCATAAACTGGTTAATGAAGTTTTTGCCTTTCTGTAGGTACGTTATTTACATTCCATAATATTATAGATACGATAAATTGAATGATCTTATTGCCTTATGAATCTTTGTAAACTTTTATATCCAGAAATTCGAAATAACTAGCTAGTacaaattaaataatagtattttctATAAAATCTTTACAACTTCTATACCAAGGACTGAATATCTTGAATGCAATTGAACAATATTTTAATGGTATTTCTTACGTCTAAGAGAATTCAGCTTATTTTAAGAGGCAAGTTTAACTCGAGAAATGAATGTGACTAGTAAGCTACATAAATTCACTAGATGGCGCCACAAGTATGATGCACGTACTAGATTTGCAAAAGTATTCACTATCTACATATTTTGCttgaaatatggaagtttgttcGACGTACCACATAATTACCACACTAAGGTAAAGTTACAAAATCTATAATGTaaatgctgttttttttttttttttttttgcaagaacATTTGTAACATACATATTATAATCTGCAAAGTTATTCAAGTAAAGTAAAAAAGTCTTTTTTGCGGTAAATATAGGGAAAATGACTCTAATTCTGTTTATGTGCATGAATTATTGTGTTTCCAGAAAATTTGCCTAAATTTGGTGAAACAAGTACATAGTGAATAACTgaaccataatttttttttttttttaaacaatatACTGTGTTTCACAAACGAAACGACAGTCCTTCAAATATGACGGACTCTCGTTTAATTCATAGATGGGACTATGGGAGGAAAAAGGTGTCAACTCCCAGGTTATAAATGTTGCAACACCATGCCCCTCATTTAGCTGTAAAAGTTTGGTCATTTCTAGTATTTTCTTTGTTCATGGACCCAATACCCTTGTTCCTCCTCCCACTCCCCATGCACAAAAGAACCAACGGGACCCGCAAGAAATGGAACAAAACAAAGATTGTTCCATTTTCATCATCTCACTGATCTCTCTTCTTTGTGTGAAACACCAAACAAAATGGACCTTATTTTCTCATTTATACCTTCTTCAGACCCATACATTTATTTACCCAAATTAACAATGTTTCCTTTGGGGATTGACGGTTTGGTTGTGGGTAAAGGAAGATCTATAATTTTAAATCAAACCCAAAGTATCACTAACACGCACTGCTCTTCATGTCAATTATTCGATAAGAGTAGAATATGTGTGTACATAAATACGAGTTTAAGTCATATGTATTGACTATGTTAAAAAATATATGTACAATCAGTTCACTTAATAGGTAATTGCAAGCAACTCTATTCTATAGCATTGATTGGTAACCTGAACTAAATGGTAAGTAGTAACCTGCTATAATATATTAAATTACATTACCTGCTATAACATATTAAATTACATTAATTAATATGGTATAAAAAAACCAATACAAATGTTcgatatatataacataacatacaCACGTGTAAAGTCTGAGTCAATGGCGGTGATATGCTGTAGCCACAGGGTGAAGGAGGAGAGAGGATTTTGATCTGAAAAGATCAACGTATCCAAACTATAATGCCAGCAAATAGTTTATAGTTTTGACATTCTTTCGTCAACGTACCAAATTGTTGTGCAACCATGTGACGTGAATTCTCCCATATTGTTCCATTATTAGGTTATCTATGTGTCCTGTCCGTAAGTCATTATTTAAAATTTCAAACCTTCCCATAACATGGATTCTTTGTCGTGCGCTGTGTCACAGATCTCTTCTCCTATCTCAATAGGTAATGACATGTACGTGAATTAACTCTTCTGTTATTTATACTTAATAGTATATGGAATTCGTTGACCACCAAACTTCTTCAAATTTTTTTCTTAGTTTTTACATATGCATATCCACACAGAAAACATGAAGTAATTGAGCGTTTTTTATTTCAGCTATGATGTTAAACTATTATAGAATTGAACTTGGTCTTCAGGAAATTATATGTCATCGCATATGTGTAATAGTTCTTTGACTCTATACCCTCCCCAACACCCTTTTAGAGGTAGAAATCCGATCGTGCTATTCACCTAATTAGGAGAATAGTAAGGGAATTCAAACTTCAACATTTTTTGTAAATTATATAGACAATAATTATCCAATATCCAACAACGCACAACTTGGTAAACTATCAGATGATGCGTAACGCAGTGTATAATGGACTTATTTAGGCTTCGTCTCTCCTGTCTGTCTTAGTTGATGCGTAATTGTTGTCGTAAGAcatcattaaaaaaaatatatttaaataatTCTTGGTAAATGCTTCATGAAGTTCGTATCCTGTTTTAACAAATGCATAATTACATATATGTGTTTCCAAGAAAAATACATAAAATGTTTTCTAAACGTTAAAGAGTTGAAGTCCATATCACAAGGTTGAATTGGAACGCTAAAAGACATAACATGAGTATATTACTCTTTTTTAGTTGGTCCACTAGCTCAAGTCCTTGGGTGGAAAGGGAAAAAGagacaagaacaaaagaaaaacagTTGATCAAACAAAAATAAAGCACAGCCATATGGGGGCAAATGCTTTAAGAAAGATTAATACTTGTAGTAGTAGTAGAAGAATCTTTTATCAGGTAAATTTGAGGTCACTTGTTTCAGGATTTAGAGGAAGAAACAACATAAATAGTTGATCCAACAAAA
The sequence above is a segment of the Lycium barbarum isolate Lr01 chromosome 6, ASM1917538v2, whole genome shotgun sequence genome. Coding sequences within it:
- the LOC132645842 gene encoding E3 ubiquitin-protein ligase ATL4, which produces MSGYFPQPPPLPMPFTATVNGGATSIPQPVDNTAIINDNPPPSPSPSSSSSSSFIIVIIVIASAIIVSATIYLILRLLSRRFHRSFRTYAAADDVVSHSAAATAVNGNRCLENQRSTEDEKLLDSLPLFKFGSVTGNLTGVDCAVCLSKFEPDDQLRLLPLCCHAFHSSCIDAWLVTNQTCPLCRSTVYPTDEDVLSKVVLASENNELQRNGSFRIEIGSISRRRGGGSDSVSNQRSYSVGSFDYIVDDGYEVSVNSIHRRGVSESTDKESSIGVAVPAPPGESIASDISGGGGRSWLRDYVDRIGSFSLSSRSTSFRSSGRFFNASSRRSDTVVPIDDLEAGRIGEEISELFRWLSGV